One genomic window of Pocillopora verrucosa isolate sample1 chromosome 8, ASM3666991v2, whole genome shotgun sequence includes the following:
- the LOC131785813 gene encoding small ribosomal subunit protein uS8A, producing the protein MVRINVLSDALNSICNAERRGKRQVLLRPSSKVIIKFLTVMMKHGYIGEFEIVDDHRSGKIVVNLTGRLNKCGVISPRYDLKVHDIEQWASNLLPSRQFGYLVITTSSGIMDHEEARRKHTGGKLLGFFY; encoded by the exons ATGGTGCGAATTAACGTATTAAGCGACGCTCTCAATTCCATATGCAATGCTGAAAGACGAGGAAAGCGTCAGGTTCTTCTACGGCCCTCCTCGAAGGTTATAATCAAGTTTTTAACCGTGATGATGAAACACG GTTATATTGGTGAATTTGAAATTGTGGATGATCACAGATCAGGCAAGATCGTTGTTAACCTTACTGGACGTTTGAACAAG tgtggTGTCATAAGTCCTCGCTATGACTTGAAAGTTCACGACATTGAACAGTGGGCAAGCAATCTTCTACCATCAAGACAGTTTGG ATACCTTGTGATCACCACATCGAGTGGCATCATGGATCACGAAGAAGCCAGAAGAAAGCACACTGGTGGAAAACTTCTTGGGTTTTTCTACTGA
- the LOC131785811 gene encoding uncharacterized protein, with amino-acid sequence MTLLTEQVNLAYTGIPTNCKSVKESKMMVSPNSALLFPVLTSLCSFFLDVAYSTVDTSKSETYIIKDCNSIQYRLMVDLGEPPFPDTACEIKQKTITCFEKSEGSGDLLDQDRFLLFKSATVDKVLMCPDLDYQKLQDSIQNSAAAQKLSKEYPTEIQQLPEKCAFDIHKNCEKKIFDQVVVNHLSWPETTKWRQCYLKALLQTPCSALILQNYAALQEKFGESFRKKEFDLGLYGIFMNDHHLQSNGTVEIL; translated from the exons ATGACACTCTTGACTGAACAAGTAAACCTTGCATATACAGGAATCCCCACGAACTGTAAGTCAGTCAAAGAATCGAAGATGATGGTCAGCCCAAATTCTGCTCTGTTATTTCCAGTGCTAACCTCACTTTGTAGTTTTTTCCTTGATGTGGCTTATTCAACAGTTGATACGTCTAAATCAGAGACTTACATTATCAAGGACTGTAACAGTATCCAGTATCGGTTGATGGTAGACTTAGGCGAACCTCCATTTCCTGATACAGCTTGCGAAATAAAACAG AAAACGAtaacatgttttgaaaaaagCGAAGGCTCAGGAGACCTGTTAGATCAGGATCGATTTCTTCTTTTCAAGTCTGCAACAGTGGATAAAGTACTGATGTGTCCTGACCTTGACTACCAAAAGCTACAGGACTCTATTCAGAACTCCG CTGCTGCACAGAAGCTGTCTAAGGAGTATCCTACGG AAATACAACAGCTTCCTGAAAAATGTGCTTTTGATATTCACAAGAACTGCgagaagaaaatatttgatCAAGTAGTAGTGAACCATCTTTCATGGCCTGAGACAACAAAGTGGAGGCAATGTTACCTTAAGGCTTTGCTACAGACGCCGTGTTCAGCACTAATTCTGCAAAACTACGCCGCCTTGCAAGAAAAGTTTGGagaaagttttagaaaaaaagagTTTGATTTAGGACTCTATGGAATATTTATGAATGATCATCACTTACAAAGTAACGGAACAGTAGAAATATTATAG